The Helicobacter kayseriensis DNA segment TTTTTACTCCTTTTAGTATAAATACCTTGTGCGTAAAGCTTGTGCTCGCTTTTTCTGCGATTAAGTAATCCAGCGTTTTCCTTGCCTCTAGAGTACTTCCATATTAACCAAGCATCTTCTAATGTGGCATAGTTTGAACCACTCTCTCCATTGATAAGCTTAACAACTGAAGAGTTCATGAAGCTATCTATCCCATCTCCTTCCCCCACTCCGATATTAAAAGCTAAAATCACCAGTGCATCAAATTGATGTTGTTTGAGCGGGACTTTGATCCTTTTATTCACTGCTTTTTCAAACTTCTCCAAATCTTTAGCAAGCAAAGCTTCTATTTCATTATCATTGAGTCCATCTTTGTAGTATGCCCATTCACTCTGTAAAATCAAATGTCCTACACCTATGGTTGCTCCTTCTGTCCAAGAAGAAATTTTTCCACCCGTGCGATCATCGTAAGGGAATCTTTTGGGTTCTTCCAAAGCTTTCAACATCTCTATTCCATCTTAACTGAGTTTCATTATTGTGTTTTTGCTTTTATTTTCTTTCTCATTGTTTCTTAGAGCTTCTGTTTTTTGATTGGATTGATTCTGTTCTTGTGAAGAACTTCCTGAATTTTTATCATTTTGTTCTCTCTCCTCATCACTCCCTCCCATAATGACTTCAAAGTCACATACATTGCCTACATGAGAAAGCTTGCTATCTAATCCCAATGCAAACTCTAAATCAATCTTTTGAAGTTGCGCAGGAGCAATCAATACTCTTAAATGCTCTATGATCCCCTCATCTTGCTCAAGATTTGAGCTATAGTGATTGAGAAGCTTAAAGCTTCCTATCCCATAATCTTTGTCTTTATATTCTTCTAGTGCATTTTTAAAGATCTTAGGAATCT contains these protein-coding regions:
- a CDS encoding lysozyme; the protein is MLKALEEPKRFPYDDRTGGKISSWTEGATIGVGHLILQSEWAYYKDGLNDNEIEALLAKDLEKFEKAVNKRIKVPLKQHQFDALVILAFNIGVGEGDGIDSFMNSSVVKLINGESGSNYATLEDAWLIWKYSRGKENAGLLNRRKSEHKLYAQGIYTKRSK